The Synergistaceae bacterium DNA segment ACGCTGCTTCAGATTCGGATCAGGCTGGAGAAATTGCGAAAATCGAGGAGCTTTTAAAGAATCTCGGCGGCACTGTTTCAAAAATTGATGACTGGGGGAAGAAGACCCTCGCCTACCCAATCAGGAAGAAGACAGAAGGCTATTACGTGTTATTTAATTTCGAGCTTGAGCCCGCACAGACATTCGAGCTTAGACGTGTACTTGGCCTGCGTCAAAATGTTTATCGCCAATTAGTTATTGTGCTTGACGATTAAGGGAGGATTTTGCGATGAGAGGCTTAAACCGTGCGGTTATTGCGGGAAATCTGACTCGCGATCCTGAAATCCGTCAGACCGTTAATAAACGCTCGATTGCGAGATTTGCCGTTGCTATAAACCGTTCATACAAGGACAGTAACGGCGAGTACAAAGACGCTACAGAATATGTAAACGTTGTTGTCTGGGGACCATTTGCCGAACACTGCGGAAAATATTTAAAGAAGGGCAGTCCCGTTTTAGTTGAAGGCCGTATACAAACTACAAGTTTTGACGCTAAAGACGGTTCCGGAAAAAGATACATGACGGAAATTAACGCCGAAAATGTAATATTTCTGAATCAGGGACAAGGCCAACAGGGAAATAATAATATTCCTTCGTCGCAGCCATGGCCGGAAGAGTCAGATCCTAATTTCGGAAGCAGCATAAATGAAACAGGATTCGGCGGCGGTTTTCCTGATAATAACGAGACAGCAGCACACGAAAGCGACATACCGTTTTAGATTATATTATGTGAAAGGAGATTATTACGTAAATCATGAATGAACGCGAAAATACATCACGTGAAGCAAGACCCGCAGCACCCATGAGAAACGGCGCAAATGCAGGAGCTTTACGCACAGGACGCAGCAGTTCACGACGCAGGCCGAAATTTTGTTATTACT contains these protein-coding regions:
- the rpsF gene encoding 30S ribosomal protein S6, with product MLVILDAASDSDQAGEIAKIEELLKNLGGTVSKIDDWGKKTLAYPIRKKTEGYYVLFNFELEPAQTFELRRVLGLRQNVYRQLVIVLDD
- a CDS encoding single-stranded DNA-binding protein, giving the protein MRGLNRAVIAGNLTRDPEIRQTVNKRSIARFAVAINRSYKDSNGEYKDATEYVNVVVWGPFAEHCGKYLKKGSPVLVEGRIQTTSFDAKDGSGKRYMTEINAENVIFLNQGQGQQGNNNIPSSQPWPEESDPNFGSSINETGFGGGFPDNNETAAHESDIPF